The following are encoded together in the Brassica napus cultivar Da-Ae chromosome A9, Da-Ae, whole genome shotgun sequence genome:
- the LOC106429054 gene encoding elicitor peptide 6, with protein MEVNGEEKRSYRREDEEKEVYYPLLNSPCSAFHKTVQAILKCLGLESSSISPSSSSSQDPGTETVQETGFMAMVARLTRRRPRPPYSSGQPGQIN; from the exons atggaagttaatggagaagaaaagagaagctatagaagagaagatgaagaaaaagaagtttACTACCCTCTTCTCAACTCTCCATGTTCTGCCTTTCACAAAACTGTTCAAGCCATATTGAAGTGCCTTGGTCTTGAATCATCATCCATATcaccatcttcatcatcatcacaagaCCCTGGAACGGAAACT GTTCAAGAAACGGGATTTATGGCGATGGTTGCAAGATTGACAAGAAGGAGACCAAGACCGCCTTACA